The Oncorhynchus nerka isolate Pitt River linkage group LG12, Oner_Uvic_2.0, whole genome shotgun sequence genome includes a region encoding these proteins:
- the LOC115138687 gene encoding LOW QUALITY PROTEIN: G2/M phase-specific E3 ubiquitin-protein ligase-like (The sequence of the model RefSeq protein was modified relative to this genomic sequence to represent the inferred CDS: inserted 1 base in 1 codon), with protein sequence MKRRIRRSEQEYLDCCALCKCSENCPDKYGEKITLKSQELTVHYFCLVFIFQLMSSGVYQRGEENEGIYGFLVDDIKQEVRRSSRLKCAVCKKNGASVGCYVKSCQKKVHFPCGKQHQFIFQFTDLFPSYCKDHSPTQSLPVSACVSEPMSCSVCLDPIEPVLSYSILKCPACHGSWFHRDCVQNQAHSAGMFFFRCTLCNNKDMFQQEMLQMGVHIPERDASWELEENAYGELLQVYQHCDAKKCLSHSGRTYSSRTGWFQILRCALCGSSGTHRKCGSLKHDETNWACEDCAGSVDGTASLPRHTDSPQPGGQRTSRTSKRSLTLTPRQSPKVCKRPFLLGGSAREILQELASQTSQHQPSMLVVVNGNKVLEAAMELVKRSDFNPSHALAVRFXKQKAQFKPRHLPGNTRHFLRLLVQQLQNTVFEGPDGAKTLTLDARALREDVYFDVGCLLSLSLVHGGPPLGFFSRALYLCLFNFPRDTPLTVEDMGSTVFTDKVKKIQESKSLEELREAIESASEYLEVAGCTRPVESLSDKDTLVKDIVSFHLITRMQLPVQRFCEGLKTLGVFDQVQMFPGAFVGLFCSSHDKLTADTMAALFTVQFSDQEETAGKETTVFTFWRHYLLECEVGRCATSLEDVLIFATSADVVPAVGFSPSPTLSFLHPLDPAGAFPVSQPSSNRLLLPVVPSYQAFKKHMEYAVCQLTVLQII encoded by the exons ATGAAGAGGAGGATTCGGAGATCCGAGCAGGAATACTTAGACT GTTGTGCACTTTGTAAATGCAGTGAGAATTGTCCAGACAAATATGGCGAGAAGATCACACTTAAGTCACAGGAACTcactgtgcactacttttgcctg GTTTTTATATTCCAGCTGATGTCAAGCGGCGTGTATCAGCGTGGAGAGGAAAACGAAGGGATCTATGGCTTCTTGGTGGATGACATTAAACAGGAGGTTCGCAGATCCTCCAGACTA AAATGTGCAGTCTGCAAGAAGAATGGTGCTTCAGTTGGGTGCTACGTCAAAAGCTGCCAGAAAAAGGTCCATTTTCCATGTGGCAAACAACACCAATTCATCTTTCAATTCACAGATTTATTTCC GTCCTACTGTAAGGATCACAGTCCCACCCAGTCCTTGCCAGTGTCGGCTTGTGTCAGTGAGCCTATGTCCTGCTCAGTGTGTCTGGACCCCATAGAGCCTGTCCTCTCCTACTCCATTCTCAAGTGTCCTGCCTGCCATGGCAGCTGGTTTCACAGAGACTGCGTGCAG AACCAGGCTCATAGCGCTGGCATGTTCTTCTTCAGATGCACTCTGTGCAACAACAAGGACATGTTCCAGCAGGAGATGCTCCAGATGGGAGTCCACATACCTGAGAG AGATGCATCCTGGGAGCTGGAAGAAAATGCCTATGGAGAGTTATTGCAAGTGTACCAGCACTGTGATGCCAAAAAATGTCTCTCCCACAGTGGTCGGACATATTCTTCACGCACTGG ATGGTTTCAAATTCTGCGCTGTGCCCTCTGTGGCTCTAGTGGCACCCATCGAAAATGTGGTTCCCTCAAACATGACGAGACTAACTGGGCTTGTGAGGACTGTGCAGGATCTGTGGATGGGACAG CTTCACTCCCCAGACACACTGACTCTCCACAGCCCGGTGGGCAGAGAACAAGCAGGACTTCTAAAAGGAGTCTCACACTGACCCCTCGCCAATCACCCAAAGTCTGTAAAAG GCCATTTTTGTTGGGAGGCTCTGCTAGAGAGATCCTACAGGAGCTTGCCAGTCAGACATCACAGCACCAACCATCCATGCTAGTGGTGGTGAATGGAAACAAGGTCCTGGAGGCTGCCATGGAGCTAGTGAAGAGGAGTGACTTCAACCCGTCCCATGCCCTTGCAGTGAGAT ACAAGCAGAAAGCACAGTTCAAGCCCAGACACCTGCCTGGCAACACCCGGCACTTCCTCAGGCTCCTGGTGCAGCAGCTCCAGAACACTGTCTTTGAAGGTCCGGATGGTGCCAAGACCTTGACCCTCGATGCACGAG CTCTGAGGGAGGACGTCTACTTTGACGTGGGGTGTCTTCTGTCCCTGAGTCTGGTCCACGGGGGACCTCCTCTGGGCTTCTTCTCCAGGGCTCTCTACCTGTGTCTGTTCAACTTCCCCAGGGATACACCTCTCActgtggaagacatgggcagcaCTGTGTTCACAGACAAAGTCAAGAAG ATTCAGGAATCCAAGTCCTTGGAGGAATTGAGAGAGGCAATTGAGTCAGCTTCAGAATACCTGGAAGTGGCTGGGTGCACAAGACCAGTTGAGAGCCTTTCGGACAAAGATACACTCGTTAAAGACATTGTAAGCTTCCACCTAATAACAAGAATGCAGTTACCCGTCCAAAg GTTCTGTGAGGGTCTGAAAACCCTTGGTGTGTTTGACCAGGTCCAGATGTTTCCAGGAGCCTTTGTtggtctgttctgttcctctcatGACAAGCTGACTGCTGACACCATGGCAGCTCTCTTCACTGTTCAGTTTTCAGACCAGGAAGAGACCGCAGGGAAGGAGACCACTGTGTTCACCTTTTGGAGACATTACCTATTGGAGTGTGAAG TTGGCAGATGTGCAACATCGCTAGAGGACGTGCTCATCTTTGCCACCTCAGCTGATGTGGTACCAGCTGTAGGGTTCAGCCCCAGCCCTACCTTATCCTTCCTCCATCCACTGGACCCGGCCGGGGCCTTCCCTGTGAGCCAGCCCAGCTCCAACCGCCTCCTGCTGCCGGTGGTACCTTCCTACCAGGCCTTCAAGAAGCACATGGAGTATGCAGTGTGCCAACTCACAGTCTTGCAGATCATTtga